The following coding sequences lie in one Apium graveolens cultivar Ventura chromosome 1, ASM990537v1, whole genome shotgun sequence genomic window:
- the LOC141660761 gene encoding serine/threonine-protein kinase BSK5-like, whose translation MLMDSCLEGHFTNDNGTELMRLAMRCLQYEAGERPDTKSIVAALLSLQKETEVPLHELIRISNDDAQSTEPLLLTPMGEACLRIDLTTIHELLEKIGYKDDAGIANELSFQVWTDLMQEILNSKKQGDSAFRATSILLFIDCYTQFIDGGTMVSPTVFARRCLSYLMTDKLQQALGDAMQTQIVSLEWSTAFYLQTATLFKLGVDTDAQEALKDATNLESKRNKM comes from the exons ATGCTCATGGATTCTTGTCTGGAGGGTCATTTCACAAATGATAATGGAACCGAGTTAATGCGATTAGCTATGCGCTGTCTGCAGTATGAAGCTGGTGAGAGGCCAGATACAAAGTCTATTGTTGCAGCTCTCCTGTCCCTTCAAAAGGAAACAGAG GTACCATTGCATGAATTAATACGGATTTCAAATGATGATGCACAGTCAACAGAACCATTGTTATTGACACCAATGGGTGAAGCTTGCTTGAGAATAGATTTGACAACTATACACGAGCTATTGGAGAAGATTGGCTACAAGGACGATGCAGGAATTGCCAATGAG CTATCTTTTCAAGTGTGGACAGATTTAATGCAGGAGATATTGAATTCAAAGAAGCAAGGAGATTCTGCTTTCCGCGC TACATCCATTTTACTGTTCATCGACTGCTACACACAG TTCATTGATGGAGGGACAATGGTATCGCCTACAGTTTTTGCTAGGCGTTGTTTATCTTATCTAATGACTGACAAGCTACAACAAGCTCTTGGTGATGCTATGCAAACCCAGATAGTGTCTCTAGAGTGGTCAACTGCATTTTATCTGCAGACAGCTACTCTCTTCAAGCTCGGCGTGGACACTGATGCCCAAGAAGCACTTAAAGATGCCACAAATTTGGAATCCAAAAGAAACAAAATGTGA